CTTCTTGCTGCTGGTACATGGCTACTTCTCGCTTCTTATATGGGCTGGTCAGTATCAACGACCCACTCAATCATCGGTGCTATCATCGGTTTTGCGTGTGTGTCTGTTGGTACCAATGCAGTGGATTGGCACTCAATCCAAGGTATTGTTGGTAGCTGGTTAATTACACCTCTTATCGCAGGTATTTTTGCTTACCTCATCTTTATCAGTGCACAAAAGTTAATTTTTGACACAGATACACCGCTTATAAATGCAAAGCGCTTTGTTCCTATGTACATGTTTATCACTGCGATGGTCATTGCATTGGTAACAATTAAGAAAGGTCTAAAGCACGTAGGTTTGCATCTAACAAATGGTGAAGCATGGGTAGCATCACTTGTAGTATCACTTATCGTGATGGTTGCTGGTTACTTCTACATTCAACGTAAATACACTGATGACGGCTCTTCTGTTGATAGCAACGGTTATGCAGGCGTAGAAAGCGTATTTAGCGTATTGATGGTTGTAACAGCGTGTGCAATGGCATTTGCTCATGGTTCAAATGACGTAGCTAACGCAATTGGCCCTCTATCTGCGATTGTTTCTACAATCGAGCATTCAGGTCAAATTGCGGCACAAAGTGAAATTGCATGGTGGATCCTTCCACTTGGCGGTATCGGTATTGTTATCGGTCTAGCAACACTTGGTCATAAAGTAATGGCTACCGTAGGTACAGGTATTACAGAGTTAACACCAAGCCGTGGTTTCGCTGCTCAGTTAGCAACTGCATCAACGGTTGTTTTAGCATCAGGTACAGGCTTACCTATCTCAACCACACAAACGCTTGTTGGTGCGGTTTTAGGTGTTGGTTTTGCTCGTGGTATCGCTGCACTAAATCTAGGTGTTGTTCGTAACATCGTTGCATCATGGGTTGTTACCCTGCCAGCAGGTGCGCTACTTGCTGTCATTTTCTTCTACATTATGCAAGCCGTATTTGGTTAAATAGTGGCACAGGTTCAAAAGAGGGAGGCTTAGCCTCCCTCTTTTCTTGCACCTTCCTCCCAAAATTCTTACTATCAACGACCTTAACAAAATTAAGACTCCCCAAGGATCAGATTGTGAAGTACCTCATTAGTCTTTGTTTACTTATTTGTGCTGCTGTTGCGCCAGTAGCAAATGCAGAACAGGTTCGTTATATCTCAGACAACCTATTCACCTACATGCATTCAGGTCCCGGCACACAATACCGTATTATCGGTAGCGTTGATGCTGGTACAAAAGTTACTCTACTTAGCTCAAATAAAGCCGCAGGCTTTACTCAAATTACGGATGATCGTGGTCGTAGTGGTTGGGTTGATTCCAAGTTTGTTTCTAATGAAATGGGCCTTAAAGAGCGTGTTCCGGCACTACAAACTGAATTAACTGAAGTAAAAGCAAAATTAGCAGAAGCGCTAACATCAAGCGATACGCAAAACGCAGGTCTTAAAAACACACTTGCACAACGTAACAGCCAAATTAACGATCTAGAAACGCGTAATAACAAACTACAAAGCGAGTTATCATCATCTCAAGATGAAATTCGTGAACTACGCGCTAAAATCGATACCCAAAAAGATGATCTACTAATGAAGTGGTTCACTTATGGTGGTTTAGTGGCTGGCGCAGGTCTTCTATTTGGCCTTGTGCTTCCACACATTATCCCACGTCGCCGTAAGCGTAATAACGGCTGGGCATAATCCCAATAGACTAAGATCGATAACGTTTGATCAAAAAAGGCAGCCGAGGCTGCCTTTTTTATTTTCTGTTATTTATCCTTACCACTCAGAAAGTGCTGGCATACTGATTTCATAGCCATCGTATTTCAAAATCACATCACGAGCTTCAATCCGCGCTAATTTCACACCAGGGGCTATATAATCACCTTCATGCAACTCTT
The sequence above is a segment of the Photobacterium leiognathi genome. Coding sequences within it:
- a CDS encoding inorganic phosphate transporter, translated to MEILANYGTLIIGVAAIFGLLMAIGIGANDVANAMGTSVGSKALTVKQAIIIAMIFEFAGAYLAGGEVTDTIRKGVIETSLYAGHPETLVYGMMSALLAAGTWLLLASYMGWSVSTTHSIIGAIIGFACVSVGTNAVDWHSIQGIVGSWLITPLIAGIFAYLIFISAQKLIFDTDTPLINAKRFVPMYMFITAMVIALVTIKKGLKHVGLHLTNGEAWVASLVVSLIVMVAGYFYIQRKYTDDGSSVDSNGYAGVESVFSVLMVVTACAMAFAHGSNDVANAIGPLSAIVSTIEHSGQIAAQSEIAWWILPLGGIGIVIGLATLGHKVMATVGTGITELTPSRGFAAQLATASTVVLASGTGLPISTTQTLVGAVLGVGFARGIAALNLGVVRNIVASWVVTLPAGALLAVIFFYIMQAVFG
- a CDS encoding TIGR04211 family SH3 domain-containing protein; protein product: MKYLISLCLLICAAVAPVANAEQVRYISDNLFTYMHSGPGTQYRIIGSVDAGTKVTLLSSNKAAGFTQITDDRGRSGWVDSKFVSNEMGLKERVPALQTELTEVKAKLAEALTSSDTQNAGLKNTLAQRNSQINDLETRNNKLQSELSSSQDEIRELRAKIDTQKDDLLMKWFTYGGLVAGAGLLFGLVLPHIIPRRRKRNNGWA